From the genome of Lentilactobacillus buchneri, one region includes:
- a CDS encoding glycerophosphodiester phosphodiesterase, whose amino-acid sequence MVSKTLIFGHRGYPHMFTENSLKGFAYAIDHGIDGLEFDVHLTKDNVPVIMHDEKIDRTTDGTGEIRSYTLKQLREFHLSDGETVPMLKELLTLANGQPVHLNLEFKTNEIHYDNIEQIVLDMVKQYDLVYPVIYSSFNLDSLKIAYKLDPTQQYCYLSEEDIKNPRELMAKEHLVGLHLSHYVPMRHVKERIWTVDDPKVQKHLFGLNVAGIFTNNFEGAEKIKANVTA is encoded by the coding sequence ATGGTAAGTAAAACATTGATCTTCGGCCACCGAGGCTATCCCCATATGTTCACCGAGAATTCTTTGAAGGGCTTTGCGTACGCGATTGATCACGGCATCGATGGTTTGGAATTTGATGTCCATTTAACTAAGGATAACGTTCCGGTGATTATGCATGATGAAAAGATCGATCGAACCACGGATGGAACCGGCGAGATTCGCTCATATACCTTAAAGCAGCTCCGTGAGTTCCATTTGAGTGATGGTGAGACGGTTCCAATGCTCAAAGAGTTATTGACGCTGGCAAATGGCCAACCGGTTCATCTGAACTTGGAGTTCAAGACCAACGAAATCCACTATGACAATATTGAACAGATCGTCCTGGACATGGTGAAGCAATATGACCTGGTCTATCCGGTCATCTACTCATCATTTAACCTCGACTCCCTCAAAATTGCTTACAAGCTTGATCCGACTCAGCAGTATTGCTACCTGTCGGAAGAAGATATTAAAAATCCCCGTGAGTTGATGGCAAAGGAACACTTGGTGGGCTTGCATTTGAGTCACTACGTCCCAATGCGCCACGTGAAGGAACGGATCTGGACCGTTGATGACCCTAAGGTGCAAAAGCATCTATTCGGACTCAACGTTGCCGGTATTTTCACCAATAACTTTGAAGGTGCTGAAAAAATTAAAGCAAACGTCACTGCTTAA
- the sfsA gene encoding DNA/RNA nuclease SfsA, producing MQYPNVHLAKFIDRPNRFISHCRLIETGEVVTVHVKNTGRTTILQPGVTTALVHNDNPNRKTAYDLVAAKKYDRQWINIDSQAPNKVVKSGLISNYIQLPGIESIATVNPETTYLDSRLDFSGTGNLGQRFFLEVKGVTLANQGIAAFPDAPTTRGLKHVLTLEKAAQAGYFAYLLFVIQMKNIHKMTIDRDIFNDLAVAIAKAQKNGVHVLAYDCQVEPGSLTLDQPIPFDLDQPFVSDGLPSSIGHI from the coding sequence ATGCAATATCCTAACGTTCATTTAGCCAAATTCATCGACCGACCCAACCGATTCATCTCTCATTGTCGACTGATCGAAACTGGTGAAGTCGTGACCGTTCACGTGAAAAATACCGGCCGGACAACCATTCTCCAACCTGGGGTGACGACAGCGCTGGTGCATAATGACAATCCTAACCGCAAGACAGCCTACGATCTGGTGGCCGCCAAGAAGTACGATCGCCAATGGATTAACATTGACTCTCAGGCGCCCAATAAAGTGGTTAAATCAGGGTTAATCAGCAATTACATTCAACTGCCGGGAATCGAATCGATTGCGACCGTTAACCCGGAGACGACCTATTTGGACTCCCGGTTGGATTTTTCCGGAACCGGCAATTTGGGCCAACGATTCTTCCTGGAAGTCAAAGGGGTGACCTTGGCCAATCAGGGGATCGCTGCATTCCCGGATGCGCCCACCACCCGTGGGTTAAAGCACGTGTTGACCCTGGAAAAGGCGGCTCAGGCTGGATATTTCGCCTATTTATTATTTGTCATCCAAATGAAAAATATTCATAAAATGACCATTGACCGTGATATTTTTAATGACCTGGCGGTGGCAATTGCAAAGGCGCAAAAAAATGGCGTTCACGTCCTGGCCTATGACTGTCAGGTCGAACCGGGATCCTTAACGTTGGACCAGCCAATTCCATTTGATTTGGACCAACCATTTGTCAGTGATGGGCTGCCGTCATCAATTGGTCATATTTGA
- a CDS encoding HdeD family acid-resistance protein — MYSFINQIKNYIWLKSIAYIVFGLLFLFDPHDTLNIAINLIAAFFIVFGVINLISAWRQRRNNEVVDYSLAVGITQLIVAVIVFLLAEPLLSFLPFILGIVLIVTGISNVFTALNHRQYVNVSPMPFVLYGVLLILVGILLAFNPFGTILVLLQIFGATMVVMAIMEIITSWKLGI, encoded by the coding sequence ATGTATTCATTCATTAATCAGATTAAAAATTATATTTGGCTGAAAAGTATCGCTTACATAGTCTTCGGCCTGCTGTTCCTGTTTGACCCACACGACACGTTGAATATCGCCATTAATTTAATTGCGGCTTTCTTCATTGTCTTTGGGGTGATCAATTTAATTTCTGCTTGGCGGCAGCGGCGAAATAACGAAGTGGTCGACTATAGTCTGGCGGTCGGCATTACTCAGTTAATCGTTGCCGTCATCGTCTTCTTATTGGCAGAACCACTCTTGTCATTTTTGCCATTTATCTTGGGGATCGTCCTGATCGTCACAGGCATTTCCAACGTCTTCACCGCGCTCAATCATCGTCAGTACGTCAACGTTTCACCAATGCCCTTTGTGTTGTATGGTGTGTTACTGATCCTGGTTGGCATCCTGCTGGCATTTAATCCATTTGGCACAATTCTGGTATTACTACAGATCTTCGGCGCAACCATGGTCGTGATGGCGATTATGGAAATTATCACTTCTTGGAAACTGGGCATTTAG
- a CDS encoding 3-hydroxyacyl-CoA dehydrogenase family protein, which yields MSALKMKEIKVIANIGAGTMGHATALQFAMNGYPVNLLDMNQAALNHGMDLIEHDLATFEENGLIKGNQKADILARIVPTTDYSDALADADFVIESVVEKLAVKKTVWQKVEHYVSEDAIMATNTSGLSPTTIQADLKRPENLVVTHFWNPAQLMPLVEVVPGEQTSEVTVKTATALMNHIGKHAVALKKESLGFVGNRIQMAVLREAFKIVDDGIASPEAVDDIIKYSLGRRWSLVGPIASADLGGLDVFENISSYLYDDLANNTGTDPVLKKLVDAGNLGLKSGQGFYNWEGDMGKEAIANRDQALLQLLAEDQKKR from the coding sequence ATGTCGGCACTTAAAATGAAGGAGATTAAGGTAATTGCCAATATTGGCGCGGGAACCATGGGGCATGCCACGGCCCTGCAATTTGCGATGAATGGTTATCCAGTTAATCTCCTGGATATGAATCAAGCGGCTTTAAATCATGGGATGGATTTGATTGAACACGATCTAGCCACTTTTGAAGAAAACGGACTAATTAAAGGCAACCAGAAGGCGGATATTTTGGCACGGATTGTGCCGACCACCGATTATTCTGACGCCTTGGCAGATGCAGATTTCGTGATTGAATCAGTTGTGGAAAAGTTAGCCGTGAAAAAGACCGTTTGGCAGAAAGTTGAACACTATGTTTCCGAAGATGCCATTATGGCGACCAACACTTCGGGACTTAGTCCAACTACCATTCAAGCTGATCTAAAGCGGCCGGAGAACTTGGTGGTGACTCATTTCTGGAACCCAGCACAGTTAATGCCGTTGGTAGAAGTTGTTCCAGGTGAGCAGACGTCAGAAGTGACGGTCAAGACCGCAACGGCTTTAATGAACCACATTGGTAAACACGCAGTCGCCCTGAAGAAGGAATCGCTGGGATTTGTTGGCAATCGAATTCAGATGGCGGTTTTGCGGGAAGCCTTCAAGATTGTCGATGATGGCATTGCCAGTCCGGAAGCGGTTGATGACATCATCAAATACAGTTTGGGCCGTCGTTGGAGCCTGGTCGGGCCAATCGCCAGTGCAGATTTGGGTGGTTTAGATGTTTTTGAAAATATCAGCAGTTACCTCTACGATGATTTGGCCAATAATACCGGCACTGATCCAGTCTTGAAGAAACTGGTGGACGCTGGGAACCTGGGATTGAAGTCTGGCCAGGGATTCTACAATTGGGAAGGTGATATGGGTAAGGAAGCCATTGCCAATCGAGATCAGGCCTTATTGCAATTGTTGGCGGAGGATCAAAAGAAGCGCTAA
- a CDS encoding nucleoside hydrolase, with protein sequence MKNVYFDHDGNVDDLVSLLLLLQMPEVNLIGVGVIDADGYIEGSVPASRKIITRFGNGAQVSVAASNSRAVHQFPKEWRLSSFSFDAFPLLNEHGGPTTPLAEKPAHLDMIDKLKQADGKTDLVMTGPLTDLARALEVDPTIVDNIQRLYWMGGTMRTEGNVLEPKHDGTAEWNAYWDPEAVKAVFDADIDIQMVGLESTNQVPLNADVQQHWASLRRYPMMDLIGQGYALVSSYEANSTYYLWDVLTTVASQYPDLIQSKDIHGDVLTTGAGAGRTFETDNGRPINLVTEVDGQAFYDKFDELLTQGH encoded by the coding sequence GTGAAAAATGTTTACTTTGACCATGACGGTAACGTCGATGATTTGGTGTCGTTATTACTCTTGCTGCAAATGCCCGAAGTCAATTTGATTGGCGTGGGGGTGATTGACGCTGACGGCTACATTGAAGGATCGGTTCCAGCTTCACGAAAGATTATCACCCGATTCGGCAACGGCGCTCAGGTGTCAGTTGCGGCTTCCAACTCTCGCGCTGTTCATCAATTTCCTAAAGAATGGCGGCTCAGCTCGTTTTCCTTCGATGCTTTCCCGCTGCTCAACGAACACGGCGGACCAACCACGCCGTTGGCTGAGAAACCAGCTCACTTGGATATGATTGACAAGCTTAAGCAGGCTGACGGCAAAACTGACTTGGTGATGACCGGGCCATTGACTGATTTGGCAAGGGCGCTTGAAGTCGACCCCACGATTGTTGATAACATCCAGCGGCTATACTGGATGGGTGGCACGATGCGGACAGAAGGCAATGTTTTGGAGCCTAAGCACGATGGGACCGCTGAATGGAATGCTTATTGGGATCCTGAGGCCGTTAAGGCAGTCTTTGATGCCGATATCGATATCCAAATGGTTGGACTGGAAAGCACCAATCAAGTGCCATTAAATGCCGACGTCCAGCAGCACTGGGCCAGCTTGCGGCGTTACCCGATGATGGACCTGATCGGTCAAGGTTACGCATTGGTATCATCTTATGAAGCTAACTCAACCTACTACCTGTGGGATGTGTTGACGACGGTGGCCAGTCAGTACCCTGATTTGATTCAGTCAAAGGACATTCATGGTGATGTTTTGACCACAGGTGCCGGAGCAGGTCGCACGTTTGAGACTGATAACGGACGGCCAATTAACCTTGTGACCGAAGTTGACGGCCAGGCCTTTTATGATAAATTTGATGAATTACTGACTCAGGGTCATTAA
- a CDS encoding amino acid permease has product MLAAEKIEVNKDGTRRGLSNLAVQMIAFGGSIGTGLFLGADSTIHRTGPSIILVYLVIGIFFFLMMRAIGEMMYSDPEQHTFVSFIGKYVNERLGKFAAWSYWLELILAGMAELTAISTYVKYWFPDVPAPLIQVAFLVILSGVNLAMVSSFGRSETFLSGIKVIAILALIVIGVYLVFTHHQNPAGTHASWGNLTDGFTMFPNGIHQFIMAFPMVFFAFQGMEFVGITTAETKNPRRVLPKAVNQIIARILLFYIGSLIIIMAITPWKTLNPNQSPFVQIFNLAGIPGASAVINLVVIAAAMSTLNSAIFSTGRHLYQLAQESHAKEMKAFQKVSKSGIPIVSVLFSAGMMLLAPVISSFNSLGAAFSFIASVSSDIYILVCMLTMVAHWKYRHSKDFRPDGFKMPKYRWSNPLTIAFFIAIFASLFFSHDSLLPAVGAVIWALVFYAVLRRRNTENLGVEDSSD; this is encoded by the coding sequence ATGTTAGCAGCAGAAAAAATTGAGGTCAATAAAGACGGTACACGGCGGGGGTTATCCAACCTGGCCGTACAAATGATTGCCTTTGGCGGTTCGATTGGTACCGGCCTGTTTCTCGGTGCTGATAGTACGATTCATCGAACCGGACCATCAATCATCTTGGTCTACCTGGTCATCGGCATCTTCTTCTTTTTGATGATGAGGGCGATTGGCGAGATGATGTATTCCGATCCTGAGCAGCATACCTTCGTTTCGTTTATTGGCAAATACGTCAACGAACGCTTGGGCAAATTTGCGGCATGGAGCTACTGGCTGGAACTTATCCTAGCCGGAATGGCCGAACTTACAGCAATTTCAACCTATGTCAAATATTGGTTCCCTGATGTTCCGGCACCATTAATCCAAGTCGCATTCCTGGTGATCTTGAGTGGGGTCAATTTGGCGATGGTCAGTTCCTTTGGCAGGTCTGAAACCTTTCTATCAGGAATCAAAGTCATTGCGATCTTAGCCCTGATTGTCATCGGCGTCTATCTGGTCTTTACCCATCATCAAAATCCCGCCGGCACCCACGCCTCTTGGGGCAACTTGACCGATGGTTTCACAATGTTTCCAAATGGGATTCATCAATTCATCATGGCCTTTCCAATGGTCTTCTTCGCCTTTCAGGGAATGGAGTTTGTCGGCATCACCACCGCAGAAACCAAGAACCCTCGGCGGGTATTGCCCAAAGCAGTTAACCAAATCATCGCTAGAATTTTGCTCTTCTACATTGGTTCATTAATCATTATCATGGCGATCACCCCATGGAAGACCTTGAATCCCAATCAAAGTCCGTTCGTCCAAATCTTTAACCTGGCTGGAATTCCCGGCGCCTCAGCGGTGATCAACCTGGTGGTAATCGCTGCCGCCATGTCGACTTTAAACAGCGCCATTTTTTCCACCGGCCGGCATTTGTATCAGCTGGCTCAAGAGTCTCATGCTAAAGAAATGAAGGCGTTCCAAAAGGTTTCCAAGAGCGGCATCCCGATTGTCAGCGTCCTCTTTTCGGCAGGGATGATGCTTTTGGCACCCGTAATTAGTTCCTTTAACTCGCTTGGTGCGGCCTTTTCATTCATTGCCTCAGTTTCCAGCGATATTTACATTCTGGTGTGCATGCTGACAATGGTTGCCCATTGGAAGTATCGTCATTCCAAGGACTTTCGACCGGATGGCTTTAAGATGCCCAAATATCGTTGGTCCAATCCATTAACGATTGCCTTTTTCATCGCCATTTTTGCCAGCCTGTTCTTCAGTCATGATTCACTGTTGCCGGCAGTCGGTGCGGTCATCTGGGCCTTGGTATTCTACGCGGTCTTGCGGCGGCGGAATACCGAGAATTTGGGCGTTGAAGACAGCAGTGACTGA
- the arsC gene encoding arsenate reductase (thioredoxin), whose amino-acid sequence MGQKTIYFLCTGNSCRSQMAEGFGKQYLGDHYRVFSAGIEKHGVNPMAVQVMAEAGVDISSQTSKLIDPTILNHADLVVTLCSDAEKRCPITPPQVARQHWPFPDPAAATGSSSEQLQVFREVRDAIKARIIDFANLEADQKNH is encoded by the coding sequence ATGGGCCAAAAGACAATCTATTTTCTCTGCACTGGTAATTCCTGCAGAAGCCAAATGGCGGAAGGTTTTGGCAAACAATATTTGGGTGACCACTATCGGGTGTTCTCGGCTGGAATTGAAAAGCACGGCGTCAACCCAATGGCTGTTCAAGTCATGGCCGAAGCTGGTGTGGATATTTCTAGCCAAACCTCCAAGCTGATTGACCCGACAATTTTAAACCACGCTGACTTGGTGGTTACGCTGTGCAGTGATGCCGAGAAACGTTGTCCGATAACGCCACCGCAAGTCGCCCGTCAACATTGGCCTTTTCCTGATCCGGCCGCTGCAACCGGCAGTTCCAGTGAACAATTACAGGTTTTTCGAGAAGTTCGCGACGCCATCAAGGCGCGGATAATTGACTTTGCCAATCTTGAGGCCGACCAAAAAAATCATTAG
- a CDS encoding uracil-DNA glycosylase family protein: MATVAELFRQIQDDPQNQSFTKQGIQPLFHVDPQAEILIISQAPSRKAQASMVFWDDPSGDRLRDWMGLNKTEFYHSGKIAVMPLDFYYPGKGAHGDLPPRKGFAQKWHPPLLAQMPNIKLKLLIGQYAQKYYLGNRRQRNLTETVRHFEDYLPDYFPLVHPSPLNYGWMKQHPWFLTDVVPNLQGRIRKIMQDD; the protein is encoded by the coding sequence ATGGCCACAGTTGCGGAATTATTTAGGCAGATTCAAGACGACCCCCAAAATCAGTCGTTCACCAAACAAGGCATTCAGCCGTTGTTCCACGTTGATCCCCAAGCAGAAATCTTAATCATCAGCCAGGCACCCAGTCGCAAGGCCCAAGCATCGATGGTCTTTTGGGACGACCCGAGTGGCGACCGGCTGCGGGACTGGATGGGATTAAACAAGACAGAATTTTATCATTCAGGCAAAATTGCCGTCATGCCACTGGACTTTTATTATCCCGGAAAAGGTGCCCACGGGGATTTGCCACCGCGAAAAGGCTTCGCTCAAAAATGGCATCCGCCCCTATTAGCCCAGATGCCCAATATCAAACTGAAATTATTAATTGGCCAATATGCCCAAAAATATTATCTAGGAAATCGGCGCCAAAGAAACTTAACTGAAACAGTTCGCCACTTCGAAGACTATTTGCCGGACTATTTTCCTTTGGTCCATCCCTCACCATTGAACTATGGTTGGATGAAGCAGCATCCCTGGTTTTTGACGGACGTCGTGCCGAACTTGCAGGGACGAATTCGCAAGATCATGCAAGATGATTAG
- a CDS encoding NAD(P)-dependent alcohol dehydrogenase — protein MKITTAVAQKQGANLTIESAELDSPKANEVLVEIKATGICHTDAAGRDYATTPYPVALGHEGAGIVKEVGSGVSTVKPGDHVVLSFSYCGHCENCLTGHPASCIHFNELNAGGRNFDGTHRIHSEGGKDISTFFGQSSFSTYSVVDEHGVTKVPSDVDISLLGPLGCGFQTGAGTVLNALKPKFGSSIAIFGTGAVGLAAMMAAKMIGMDHIIAIDIHDNRLELAKELGATETINSQKRNPEDVVKELLQTGVEYSIDTTGVSPVIKQAVHVLKPSGTCALIGLAGDVTFNIQGEVIGEAKQIIGIIEGDAIPQLFIPKLVNYYKKGLFPFDRLVKYYKFADINQAFEDSADGSVIKPIVKIGN, from the coding sequence ATGAAAATTACAACAGCGGTTGCCCAGAAACAGGGTGCAAATTTAACAATTGAATCTGCAGAGTTGGACTCGCCTAAAGCAAATGAAGTTTTAGTGGAGATAAAAGCAACAGGCATTTGCCACACTGATGCTGCTGGTAGAGACTATGCCACGACACCGTACCCGGTTGCGCTTGGTCATGAAGGTGCAGGAATTGTCAAAGAAGTCGGTAGCGGTGTCAGTACTGTCAAGCCAGGTGATCACGTGGTCTTATCGTTTTCGTATTGTGGTCATTGTGAAAATTGTTTGACTGGGCATCCAGCCAGTTGCATTCACTTTAACGAACTCAATGCTGGTGGTCGTAATTTTGACGGTACTCATCGTATTCATAGTGAAGGTGGTAAAGATATTTCCACATTTTTTGGACAATCATCATTTTCCACTTATTCGGTTGTTGATGAACATGGTGTTACTAAAGTGCCAAGCGATGTCGATATTAGTTTGCTTGGTCCATTGGGATGTGGATTTCAAACTGGAGCTGGAACGGTTTTGAATGCCTTGAAACCTAAATTTGGTAGTTCTATTGCTATTTTTGGGACTGGCGCTGTTGGGTTGGCTGCAATGATGGCTGCTAAAATGATTGGAATGGATCATATTATTGCGATAGATATCCATGATAATCGATTGGAGCTTGCAAAAGAACTTGGCGCAACCGAAACCATCAATAGTCAGAAGCGGAATCCAGAGGATGTAGTTAAGGAATTATTGCAAACTGGAGTGGAGTATAGTATTGATACCACTGGTGTTTCTCCAGTTATCAAACAAGCTGTTCACGTCTTAAAACCATCTGGTACTTGTGCGTTAATTGGTTTGGCAGGCGATGTGACTTTCAATATTCAAGGAGAAGTGATCGGTGAGGCAAAACAAATTATTGGTATCATCGAAGGCGACGCCATCCCACAATTATTTATTCCCAAACTGGTCAACTACTACAAAAAGGGCTTATTCCCATTTGACAGACTGGTAAAATATTATAAGTTTGCCGATATCAATCAAGCCTTTGAAGACTCAGCCGACGGCAGTGTCATCAAACCGATCGTAAAAATTGGCAACTAA
- a CDS encoding LacI family DNA-binding transcriptional regulator, which translates to MAVTIKDIAKQAGVSTATVSRVLSGQTAFYSEKTAKKVKKTAKKLGYQKNTAAVELVTRRSKVIAVILSSTKSNFSDQIINGIQQEARRHDLNVIIVFAGENDSQMERKALETVIERSVMGILLVAVNLNPANEDLLLNANIPFLFLSITIENRGLPFITSDDFQIGYQATKYLIDKGHSKIGFAAADLDSVTGQLRLDGYRHALADNGLPLNSGWVLGGDFAYEDGVNAMKQYGRKPEVTAVIASSDLAAIGVMNQARDYGLKIPADLAVMSIDGTKLCGIVRPQLTSVTQEFLEMGVRGMQQIISPPAKAAKSSFTPFKIIPRQSV; encoded by the coding sequence ATGGCAGTCACAATTAAAGATATTGCCAAACAGGCAGGTGTCTCTACTGCCACTGTTTCAAGGGTGTTGTCTGGCCAGACAGCATTTTACTCAGAAAAGACAGCAAAAAAGGTAAAAAAAACAGCCAAAAAGCTTGGCTATCAAAAAAATACGGCTGCCGTTGAACTGGTTACCCGTCGCAGCAAGGTGATCGCAGTCATTCTCAGCTCAACCAAATCAAACTTTTCTGATCAGATTATCAATGGTATTCAGCAAGAGGCCCGTCGGCATGATTTGAATGTGATTATCGTATTTGCCGGCGAAAATGATTCCCAGATGGAGCGGAAAGCATTGGAAACCGTGATCGAGCGGTCGGTAATGGGGATTTTGCTGGTCGCCGTTAACCTTAATCCGGCTAACGAGGACTTGTTACTGAATGCTAATATTCCGTTTCTGTTCCTGTCAATCACCATCGAAAATCGGGGATTGCCGTTCATTACCTCCGACGATTTTCAGATCGGCTATCAAGCCACTAAGTATTTGATTGATAAGGGTCATTCCAAGATTGGATTTGCCGCTGCAGATTTAGACTCTGTGACCGGTCAGTTGAGGTTGGATGGTTATCGTCATGCCTTGGCAGACAATGGGTTACCATTGAATTCAGGTTGGGTTTTGGGCGGTGACTTTGCCTATGAAGATGGCGTTAATGCCATGAAACAATATGGCCGTAAGCCGGAAGTGACCGCGGTGATCGCGTCCAGTGACTTGGCCGCAATCGGCGTGATGAATCAGGCGCGGGATTATGGATTAAAAATACCGGCTGACCTGGCTGTGATGAGCATTGATGGTACGAAACTTTGTGGCATCGTGCGGCCACAATTAACCAGTGTCACTCAGGAGTTCTTGGAGATGGGAGTTCGGGGGATGCAGCAGATTATCAGTCCGCCAGCAAAAGCCGCCAAGTCATCCTTTACCCCATTTAAAATTATTCCCAGACAAAGTGTCTAG
- a CDS encoding SLC45 family MFS transporter, whose product MDAKVKAGNGDVKTEPKSFASHLPSLKVSTIFAMTFGFFGVNMAFSLQQSQMGRIFQTIGANPNNLGFFFILPPLAGMVIQPLIGKYSDRTWTRFGRRMPYLFIGAPVAAIVLVLLPNAGSFGFGYGSAAALWFAAIATLFMDLSSNVCMQPFKMIIGDMVNEDQKDMAWSWQQSFSNLGGVLASLVPFFLAFIGLSNVAQKGEVPITVKLAYYLAAAVLLLTSFYTIAKVHEYNPEEYALYHNIDLTKQKKQPSLWELTKKAPRVFWEISIVQFFTWFAILYSWTYAAGAISLNVWHTSNPSSAGYQAAGNWYGVLTCIQAVASVIFGLLVQARTKPEHRKAWYVFGLLAGALGFIMIFFIHIKWLLVLPFCLIGITYITMNTQPFSLLTEALNGENEGAYLGLFNCSICLPQIAASLCSFFIFPMVGHSMPAMFLVGGVSLVIAAFSVGFIHSKLSKPVKL is encoded by the coding sequence ATGGACGCAAAAGTAAAAGCTGGAAATGGTGACGTTAAAACTGAACCTAAAAGTTTTGCATCCCATTTGCCAAGTTTGAAAGTAAGTACGATTTTTGCAATGACATTTGGTTTTTTCGGGGTTAACATGGCATTCTCGCTTCAACAATCACAAATGGGGCGAATTTTTCAAACTATTGGCGCTAACCCGAATAACTTAGGATTTTTCTTTATCTTGCCACCGTTAGCCGGAATGGTTATTCAACCTTTAATCGGTAAATACTCTGACCGCACTTGGACCCGTTTTGGAAGACGCATGCCGTATTTATTTATTGGCGCACCCGTCGCAGCAATTGTTTTGGTATTACTTCCTAACGCCGGTTCATTCGGATTCGGTTACGGTTCGGCGGCCGCACTGTGGTTTGCCGCTATTGCCACACTATTTATGGACCTTTCATCCAACGTTTGTATGCAGCCCTTCAAGATGATCATCGGTGACATGGTCAACGAGGACCAAAAAGATATGGCTTGGTCTTGGCAGCAGTCCTTCTCCAACCTTGGTGGAGTTCTTGCCAGCCTGGTTCCATTCTTCCTTGCATTCATTGGCCTTTCAAACGTCGCTCAAAAAGGTGAAGTGCCAATTACCGTTAAATTAGCCTACTACCTGGCCGCAGCCGTTCTGTTGCTGACCTCGTTTTACACGATTGCCAAAGTTCACGAATACAATCCTGAAGAATATGCTTTATATCACAATATTGACTTAACCAAGCAAAAGAAGCAGCCTAGTCTCTGGGAATTAACTAAAAAAGCCCCCCGAGTCTTCTGGGAAATCTCAATTGTCCAATTTTTTACATGGTTTGCCATTCTCTATTCTTGGACCTACGCCGCCGGTGCCATTTCCCTCAATGTTTGGCACACATCCAACCCTTCATCAGCCGGTTATCAAGCCGCTGGTAATTGGTATGGCGTCCTTACCTGCATCCAGGCCGTTGCTTCGGTTATCTTTGGTTTGCTGGTTCAAGCACGGACAAAGCCAGAACATCGAAAAGCATGGTATGTCTTTGGCCTACTTGCTGGTGCCCTTGGCTTCATCATGATCTTCTTCATCCACATCAAGTGGCTGCTCGTTTTGCCATTCTGTCTGATTGGGATCACTTATATCACCATGAACACCCAACCATTCTCACTCTTAACAGAGGCTTTGAACGGTGAAAATGAAGGAGCTTACCTGGGACTCTTCAATTGTTCAATCTGCTTACCGCAAATTGCAGCATCTCTTTGCAGCTTCTTCATCTTCCCAATGGTTGGGCACTCAATGCCAGCAATGTTCTTGGTTGGCGGGGTTTCATTAGTAATCGCTGCATTTTCAGTTGGCTTTATCCACTCAAAACTGAGTAAACCGGTTAAACTATAA